A window from Populus trichocarpa isolate Nisqually-1 chromosome 3, P.trichocarpa_v4.1, whole genome shotgun sequence encodes these proteins:
- the LOC18096674 gene encoding protein TIME FOR COFFEE has protein sequence MLLTNTSSFCNVICSINGTTTSPGLDVSLMVQNHALLQSPPETASHGYHFITAAQATQQMNYRVPEEGENGGNDTSNMEGERKADMVGGQTPLTGGQSIVFSRLDLTDSSVSTMPVNNVVDSSARTLNLGSTLARTSSPVMSATIGSVNAPSIQQQMQWNQQQQQRSQQILQLQKRQQFAAAASTRSETPTTSNGSVYSDHISSSSSMGTKLPNALLHFLKILFKAAVAAAVNKVCTATGSTNLR, from the coding sequence ATGTTACTCACGAACACCTCCTCCTTTTGCAATGTCATTTGCTCCATCAACGGAACCACAACTTCCCCAGGTCTTGATGTTTCATTGATGGTACAGAATCATGCTCTTCTCCAAAGCCCTCCAGAGACAGCAAGTCATGGCTATCACTTCATCACTGCGGCCCAAGCAACACAGCAGATGAATTACCGTGTGCCTGAAGAAGGGGAAAATGGAGGAAATGACACTTCAAATATGGAAGGAGAGAGGAAGGCCGATATGGTTGGAGGACAGACCCCATTAACTGGTGGGCAGTCAATTGTGTTCTCTCGGCTAGATTTAACAGACTCCTCTGTTTCAACAATGCCTGTGAACAATGTTGTTGATAGCTCAGCCCGAACTCTTAACCTTGGGTCCACTCTTGCTCGGACCTCAAGCCCTGTTATGTCAGCTACTATTGGCAGTGTAAATGCACCAAGTATACAACAACAGATGCAGTGgaatcagcagcagcagcaacgaAGTCAGCAAATCCTTCAACTTCAGAAGCGTCAACAATTTGCAGCTGCAGCTTCCACTCGTAGTGAAACACCAACAACTAGTAATGGAAGTGTTTATTCGGACCAcatctcatcatcatcatctatggGCACCAAGTTACCTAATGCACTTTTGCATTTCCTCAAAATCTTGTTCAAAGCGGCAGTAGCAGCAGCAGTTAACAAAGTATGCACTGCAACAGGCTCAACTAATCTACGCTAA